In Halomonas alkalicola, the following proteins share a genomic window:
- a CDS encoding universal stress protein: MKIMVAYDGSRNAKLCLAQAVEMFRCTQPRLLLVAVAENPRDYTDANEDLFQEEVQELTAALAEAKTFAEAEGCETEVHIAEGDPRKQLLEATRKLAPDLLVMARHSQKPDGGIIAQSLSYFVDELDYMTFGSVSSFLARRAEVPLLIFPSP, translated from the coding sequence ATGAAGATCATGGTCGCCTATGACGGCTCCCGAAACGCCAAGCTCTGCCTGGCCCAGGCCGTCGAGATGTTCCGCTGCACCCAGCCCAGGCTGCTGCTGGTGGCGGTGGCCGAGAACCCCCGGGACTATACCGACGCCAACGAGGATCTCTTCCAGGAGGAGGTCCAGGAGCTGACCGCCGCCCTGGCCGAGGCCAAGACGTTCGCCGAGGCCGAGGGCTGCGAAACGGAAGTACATATCGCCGAGGGGGATCCCCGCAAGCAGCTGCTCGAGGCCACCCGCAAGCTGGCCCCCGACCTGCTGGTGATGGCACGCCACAGCCAGAAGCCCGACGGCGGCATCATCGCCCAGTCGCTGAGCTACTTCGTCGACGAGCTCGACTACATGACCTTCGGCAGCGTCAGCTCCTTCCTGGCCCGCCGCGCCGAGGTCCCGCTGCTGATCTTCCCCAGCCCCTAG